The Castanea sativa cultivar Marrone di Chiusa Pesio chromosome 4, ASM4071231v1 sequence aatttttaccTTAGATCCCCAAAGTTGTTGAGCTAGCCCTGTTATACACACAAGGATTTtgtaacaatatatatatatatatatatatatatatatatatatggccaTGAAGAACAAAATAGTGAAAGCAGCCCTATCAAATAACCAAGCAATCAGTATGTATAATAGTATTAGAACCCAAAAGACAatgtttctttcctttattttaaaatgaatcaattgtttctctttaaaataaaatatttttttttgaatgattatttttttaaaattagaactGGGGGGTGGGGGGATCCAAGTGCAGGTTGAGCTCGGTCTGAGGAGTGTGCTAGCCCAACTACCTATCCCTGATCAACGTAACCTGAGATGAGTTGGAAGAGGAGCTTAAATCACCAGACTTGGATCATCCGAGGAAGTTCCTTGGACGTGGACCACTCGAAGAGAATGAGATAAAGCCCACAACAGGCTGGGAACATGAACCAAGGGAAGCAACAGTAGCAAGTGTGGATAATGGGGGAGGAAGGCTTTCCAGGGAAGCATTCATCACCTTCGCATTAAATGCATTGCACCAACTATGTCAGCCgagttagagcatccacatcagtggatgtaaaagtttctaaaataaacataactaccaattttacacattttgagcaaaaaaccacccacatcagtgggtttaaaaatgtctaaaattttgtaaatccATCCCCGAGCTACAATAACTGTGTATATTAACACGATTACTGTAGCTCGTCTataccattattttatcattttcgttcgctcctttttttctctctcctttccgtGCTCAACCAACCCAGCTAAAACTCAACTCctcatcctcttctttttcctcagatgcacacaaacacacccacacacaaacacatccacactgAAAATCAACACAGaaacacttgctcaaaaaaaaaaaaaaaacatagatacacaaacacaaatcggcgcttgatcggtgcttgactAGATCGGAGCTCGAAGCTCGTGGATCGGAGCGGATCGAAGCCAGGGAGAGTAGATTGGAGCGTGGATCGGAGTGGTCGGAGCTTGGATCGAAgcggatcggagctagggagagtaGATCGGAGTATATCggagtggatcggagctcggagcgAGTGGATCGGAGCGTATCAGAGTGGATCGGAGCATGTTGGAGTGGATTGGAGCTCGGAGCGAGTGGATCGAAGCGGATCGGGGCAGATCGGAGAGTTGATTGAGAGGGAGAGTGGAGCGTGTCGGAGTGGATTAGAGCTCGAAGCAAGTGGATCGGAGTGGATTGAGGCAGATCGGAGAGTTGATcgagggagagttgatctgggtagagagagagagagagagagagcgaaagagaaatgaagagaaggatagagagagagagagaaatgaatcagaaatgaagagaaggagagaaatGAATCAGAGGCGTGCGTATATGTGTGGtagttgagagaaataataaaaaagtgagaaaattgattatttaattaatagaggtggtaggatagatgaactgatgtgggtgttttgtaaaagtgaatgtgtaaaatcttaaaagtaggttttttgtgtaaaatagatggaATCTTTTAaacgagctgatgtggttgctcttaaaGATTAAATGACACCTGAACAATGTCAAGACAGCCTATAATTCACTCAGCACTTCCACCAAAGGAGGGATGTGATAAGTTTCTAGTGAAAGATTAACCACTTCCATGTGGAAGGTTAGGATGAAAAGGAGACCCTTATAAAAGGGGGATGGATCCCAATGAATAGGGATTGAAAAACAaagggtgagagagagaaacaccGTAACCTGCAATACCCCAAGTGTAAAAGTCATCCTTGGCTAACCGAGGAAATATAAATATATCTGTTTATATTCATTTTTGCTTGTTAATCACTACTTATCATGTGGgcctgttaggttctaagaccttaggtactaatgtattagaacttcaatatatattatgttggcaaaccatgatcaaagcatagagtctaggtttaggcttgcttaAAGTGTgattaattgtaaaattggaatcaagTGATTGTAGGatttattggacaaaatttgcAAGGCTCGATTGATCAAACCACGTGCAGATTTATATTTCTATAGAAATTCCAATTCAACCtaagcccgtttgacgtgtagggctTTATGTTTTACTCCAAGTATAATAGGAAAAACTCTAGATACGTTTTAGATATCTTTGGagtgttgtgtgttgaatcttttatGAGATCTAGTGGTGTTTACCTTCAAACACACAAATAGGATTATCAAGATTAAGATTTGTGTCCAAAACTTGATGATCACTTCAGTTGCtgcttaaagaacttaaagaagatctgaAGCCTTTGaatggagtctcaaagtcacaagcaagagaacttgtggttgttgcagatcaaggaaagaagtagtcagTGGATTCGGAGTTGTCaagtggtcgtggtagtaagttttctacacgaggtagcaataggatgttagtggtctaagttttattgtacaaacttcaattctttcatagtggatctgtttttaccttgagaatagttaGATTAAATccttcccaggttttttaccggttaaGAGTGTTATCAtattattgtgttctttatatttccgcattATTTACATGATCTGATTTAAGTGTGTTAACGTAgaattgaataatttatctaagtattcacttggctaaataactaggttaaacaacttgtgtttaaaGGGTTTAAAAACGTACAAGGCCCATTTCTTAACTTCAGCTCATTAGATAAGAAGTCAAGTGTAGGTCGGCTTTGCTATCTCTACAAATTGATTGTGGTGAGCTCTCATTCCAAGcccattctttctttttgagcCCTTTCTGGCTATTTTTGCTCCATACAAGGCTAAACAAAGAATTGAAAAGGGAAGTCGTTCTCACATTTTTCTAGTCCAACTAGGGTCAGACTCATGGTTAAACcaataatgtcataaataaataattaataattatataattataaatagtaaataaaaatataataattcatatatttaaaaatagattatccataatatatatatatatatatatatatatatatatatatatatatatatataaacaatctTAAGTAAGTTTCCATGTCTTATATCCAAAAAGTGGAAAAGAAAGCAACTTAAAAATAAcctgaataaatttttttttaaataatcacaGTAGAGCTTAATTTTTGTCATCTTCTCTAATATAATAGAGAATATATGGATTTAATTAACCTCCTATGCAAAAATTAATAGAGGCCCCTCTTTAGCAGTctatcaataattttaattgcTCTTACTAGAATCTGAAACAATAATcttaaatatattattgtattttattgtttGGGAGGACTACTAGGTAAACATGACATGTTCCCCTGGAAAATTGAATCACTCCTTTAATTCTAGAGAATCTAGATCCCGTTGAAAAGACCAACCCAACCATAAATGtcggatatatatatatatcatatttttgTGCCATATGTTTTTGCTCTTTGAGAAACCAAAGTAGATGGGACCTTTATATAATTTGTAGCTTAATATTCTTTATGCCCCCTGCGCACACTAGGAGGGATAGATTGAGATTAAAGATGGATGTAAGAAGAGCTTAGTATGCGTTGGAGAATcgttaaaaaattgttttcttgtCTTAGCTATTTTGCAAACaatctagttttttatttattttgtatatgcTATCTCTTAGCTTTTTGTAACAcatttaactttaaaattaccaaaaactgtatctttttttataaacattatGCAATAAACTACTAGAAATAAGCAATCCTCAAACAAACACTAAATCATTTGAAGATATTGCTCATAGTGGCAGATTATAGATGGTCAGAAATAAAGCTCTATGACTTTAGACTCAATAACAAAAACTGAAGCAATACTATTACTATGTTTAACCAATCTAGGTGTATTCCCCGTCCACCACACGCTGTGTAATTACATGGACGAAACCGTTGCAATGGCCTTAAGATGCTAGCTTAAAGGTTTTGAATTTAAGTTCTCATAAATCTCATTAGACCTTGAGAACTATTAGACCAACCGACTGGGATTTATTCCAAAATTTCCATTGGTATTATATAGTTAATGGAGTTTTATATTATAACAAGAAAGAATGTAAATTTActagtagaatttttttatatattgaaactAAATATATTAGTCAAAAATAGCAAGATGTCTTAGAAATTAGTACAAACAGCTAACTGCCggtacatataatattattcattGCCGTTTCATAAAACCCTTTTTTATCGAAGTTTGGCCACCAGTTATTTAAAGTACTTGGTCAAAGAGCTAACCCTTTTTATGAACAAAGACTTTATTCAAGCTGAAGTAGATTTGAGAGTCTCCTGTCTCAAATATTTGAGAAACCCCACCACCTTTTCATGATGGGGGAGTGCCTCCTTCACCAAAGGTAACTCAAGTAGAGCTGTCAgccaagaaaaaagaaggggaGTCATCTCTGGGTCTATAAGCTTCAGACCAAGGTATTCTTCCTGAGCCTTATAATGGCTCAATGTAGTTACAACTACAAGGTCCAAGAGTCCCACATTTTTCTGATCAATGACTTGAATTCCCTCTGGAAAAATGTTCTTAATTTCCTCTTCAAGCGTGCTTAATCTCTCGAAAAATTCCTTCGCCGCTTTCTCTTGTTCTTCTCCATCGGATGTGAGTACTGACATCATGGTCTCAAATACCTGCATGCCGGAACTTACAAGCGTTAGTTCCTGTATAGCTTAgttcttttgaaaaatgaaagatTGTTCATTGTGTTCCGCACTGATTACTATGTTCCTATAgctctaaattatatatttttaaacaaatatttgTGTTCTTACATGTGCATAAGCATGCATCTTGACTAAATAACACAAACAATCTTCTACATTACTCTATACTATGAGGTTATAACTTGCCCGGCCTGATAATTAAATCAACGTGATTAAATCATTTCCTATGAATCGCAACTTGCAATATTCTATGTTATTTTATATAGGGTCatgctaatgaatgcccttagggcattggttaacaatccaatttaggaaagttttgacaccatttttatgggaaatgaaaaaaactgtcaaaatattaattgttttattttcttttctcataaaaactttctttaaatggattattaaccaatgtcctaagggcattcattagcattttccttttatatatgtatgtaaaaatttaaagcaaatgttaggttctaaaagtttagaacaattagCAAATCGTGAACACAAACTTATCTAAATATAGATCCTAAAATCTATAGATATTATTAGACAATACTCAAggtgatacaagtcaagatCCAAGAACAAGCAAGCTGCAGAAAAGAAAATTCGAAATTTTTCTGATTCAACCGATCGAGAGACTgcaggctcgatcgatcgaaacacgtatctgcagaattttaagttcGGCCCAACACAATTCAATCCCAAAAATGATtaaggtttcagatctacttcttctagtatataaaggaaactctaagcacgtttttataaggcttttcagagagagaagagtgtctcttttgtatctagggttttgtacccaaaaagcTCTCTCATATCTTCTACCGGTGTTATTCCTTAAAGAATCTCAAGATCTGGTATTGTAGAAGTTGCTGCCTTCTCTAGTCATCAAAGATTCTAATGATCTAAACattcaagggtggtcttggagtcacaaacaggagagtttgtgttttttgtcaCAAGTATGGGTGCTTGTATTGCAAAAGCCTAATAGAGAAGGAGTCTGTGCATTCAGaacttgcacgtggtcgtgttagtaagttctacatgtgatagcaataggatgttagtggtctaagtcttattgtaaacttcgattctctatagtggatttgctttttaccCTGAGGATAGTTAGgatttttaccggtttggttttcctgggtcatcatagcgttgtgttctttatattttcacattatttacatgatatgatttaaatGTGTTAATCTAGAACTAAATTTATCTAAATAATCACTTAGCTAAATAATTAGGTTTAACAACTTGTGTTTAAgaggtctaaaaacgtacaaattGTATCAGAATGAGTTAGCTCTTGATTTAGGTTATTATACCTAGAATTGATCCTTGATCCCTGCTATCATGGACAGGGATCAaggataattttaagtgtcttactGTTTTTaattgtgatgatttgaataaaaaggacactattgtttcaattgattttttttaggctTGTGAAAGAAATTTGCAGGATGTCAGTCTTTCTcagaagattggtgtaatccctcaaatacactctgcttCACATgaattttcacctacaaagccgaagactcgtgCTATATGAGTGAGAAAAGACTTactaaggtgagtgttgtttacttaTCCtagatttaattctttcaattgtttGTAGACatgtttagtttttgtttttggttgttatgtttttttttaggttgttttttattaaaaaaaaatccaaaaacattgaaaattttcaaaaagacaaata is a genomic window containing:
- the LOC142630378 gene encoding glutathione S-transferase U9-like — protein: MAEETKVRLHGMWASPFVRLVKLTLEIKDIQSEYVEEDLENRSLVLLNYNPIHKKVPVLVVNGKPLVESLIILEYIDETWRNGPRFLPEDPYKKAQLRFWCSFVHKQVFETMMSVLTSDGEEQEKAAKEFFERLSTLEEEIKNIFPEGIQVIDQKNVGLLDLVVVTTLSHYKAQEEYLGLKLIDPEMTPLLFSWLTALLELPLVKEALPHHEKVVGFLKYLRQETLKSTSA